In Peromyscus eremicus chromosome 2, PerEre_H2_v1, whole genome shotgun sequence, a single genomic region encodes these proteins:
- the Gabrr1 gene encoding gamma-aminobutyric acid receptor subunit rho-1, protein MVRAALAVATQQMELRQPEAWPSASPGSKATLACRPQRQRRGAHDDAHKQGSPILRRSSDITKSPLTKSEQLLRIDDHDFSMRPGFGGPAIPVGVDVQVESLDSISEVDMDFTMTLYLRHYWKDERLSFPSTNNLSMTFDGRLVKKIWVPDMFFVHSKRSFIHDTTTDNVMLRVQPDGKVLYSLRVTVTAMCNMDFSRFPLDTQTCSLEIESYAYTEDDLMLYWKKGNDSLKTDERISLSQFLIQEFHTTTKLAFYSSTGWYNRLYINFTLRRHIFFFLLQTYFPATLMVMLSWVSFWIDRRAVPARVPLGITTVLTMSTIITGVNASMPRVSYIKAVDIYLWVSFVFVFLSVLEYAAVNYLTTVQERKERKFREKISCTCGLPQPRAVMLDGSYSDGEVNDLGGYMPENGEKPDRMMVQLTLASERGSPQRKSQRGSYVSMRINTHAIDKYSRIIFPAAYILFNLIYWSIFS, encoded by the exons CAGACCTCAGAGACAGAGACGAGGAGCACACGACGATGCCCACAAGCAAGGCAG CCCAATTCTGAGACGAAGCTCTGACATCACCAAGTCGCCTCTCACCAAGTCAGAGCAGCTGCTGAGGATAGATGACCATGATTTCAGCATGAGGCCTGGCTTCGGAG GCCCGGCCATTCCCGTGGGTGTGGACGTGCAGGTGGAGAGCCTGGACAGCATCTCAGAGGTCGACATG GACTTCACCATGACGCTCTACCTGAGGCATTACTGGAAGGATGAGCGGCTGTCTTTCCCGAGCACGAACAATCTCAGCATGACATTTGATGGCCGGCTGGTAAAGAAGATCTGGGTTCCCGACATGTTCTTTGTGCACTCCAAGCGCTCCTTTATCCACGACACCACGACAGACAATGTCATGCTGCGGGTCCAGCCCGATGGGAAAGTGCTGTACAGCCTCag AGTCACGGTGACGGCGATGTGCAACATGGACTTCAGCAGGTTCCCCCTGGACACGCAGACCTGCTCCCTGGAAATCGAAAGCT ATGCCTACACAGAAGATGACCTCATGCTATACTGGAAAAAAGGCAACGACTCCTTAAAGACAGATGAGAGGATCTCCCTCTCCCAGTTCCTCATTCAAGAATTCCACACCACTACAAAACTAGCCTTCTACAGCAGTACAG GCTGGTACAACCGTCTGTACATCAACTTCACTTTACGTCGTCacatcttcttcttcttgctcCAAACCTACTTCCCTGCCACCCTCATGGTCATGCTGTCCTGGGTGTCCTTCTGGATCGACCGCAGAGCTGTGCCTGCCAGAGTCCCCTTAG GCATCACCACGGTGCTGACCATGTCCACCATCATCACAGGCGTGAACGCCTCCATGCCCCGAGTGTCCTACATCAAAGCCGTGGACATCTACCTCTGGGTCAGCTTCGTGTTCGTGTTCCTCTCGGTACTGGAGTATGCAGCTGTCAACTATCTGACCACAGTGCAGGAGCGGAAGGAACGGAAGTTTCGAGAGAAG ATCTCCTGCACCTGCGGACTGCCCCAGCCCCGAGCAGTGATGCTGGACGGCAGCTACAGTGACGGGGAGGTGAATGACCTGGGTGGCTACATGCCTGAGAATGGAGAGAAGCCTGACAGGATGATGGTGCAGCTGACCCTGGCCTCCGAGAGGGGCTCTCCCCAGAGGAAAAGCCAGAGAGGCAGCTACGTGAGCATGAGGATCAACACGCACGCCATTGATAAATACTCCAGGATCATTTTCCCAGCCGCTTACATCTTATTCAATCTGATATACTGGTCAATTTTCTCTTAG